In one window of Fictibacillus phosphorivorans DNA:
- a CDS encoding ABC transporter ATP-binding protein has translation MKLLRETLKHFKPYWRGLLLAFICSLIGGAFTVIPPILAGKLVDEILPNEMTDMIGWLVAGVLFSFLFKVIFESLQEFIQIQIGLDVITDMQMRAFGRLHKTPMSFFTTTPRGDMLYRLTHDVEAVQNLNNTVVPRFVQQVVSAIAAFIAVFALYWPVAIVMFCVFAIYLYPSFKLGTTMRKMSAVQRDMRADIYHHLQESIESTRLVRTFQTQEREIHTQDKKLTDWKNYSIRAALIGKVNWRLGNLFNIATPGVVMLVGGIAVWNNTISVGTLVACLGFIPTMFFPIRSLAENALIIQQAIPALQRIYEYFDLPQEHEDNLPNMEPIRGDIDVDNLWFRYPGNEEFVLKGVSLNMKAGQHIGIVGTSGGGKSTLIQLLLGLYEPEAGTIEIDQQNLFEYNRNSFRQQVGVVSQETFLLNNTLRMNLLYGRKDATQADLDAACDASGLTDFVAALPEGYETIVGERGLKLSGGQRQRVALARAILRHPALLIFDEATSSLDGETEERVQSALEELIPGRTTITIAHRLITVRDADKIVLLDKGVVAESGTHEELLAARGQYYELYMAQYSELEKERAI, from the coding sequence ATGAAGCTTTTGAGAGAAACATTAAAGCATTTTAAGCCTTATTGGAGGGGGCTTCTTCTAGCTTTTATCTGTTCGTTGATTGGTGGTGCCTTTACCGTAATCCCACCTATTTTAGCAGGAAAGCTAGTAGATGAAATCCTGCCCAATGAAATGACGGATATGATAGGTTGGCTCGTTGCAGGTGTTCTGTTCTCTTTTTTGTTTAAGGTGATATTTGAATCCTTACAAGAATTTATTCAAATTCAGATCGGTTTAGATGTTATCACGGATATGCAGATGCGTGCATTTGGGAGGTTACATAAAACACCGATGTCCTTTTTTACGACTACACCTCGAGGAGATATGCTGTATCGACTTACACATGACGTAGAAGCTGTCCAGAACTTAAATAATACGGTCGTGCCTCGATTCGTACAACAAGTAGTGAGTGCAATAGCAGCTTTTATTGCCGTATTTGCTCTATATTGGCCAGTCGCAATTGTGATGTTCTGTGTATTTGCTATCTATCTGTATCCATCATTTAAACTTGGAACGACTATGAGAAAGATGAGTGCGGTTCAACGGGATATGCGGGCAGATATCTATCATCACCTTCAAGAAAGCATTGAATCAACAAGACTAGTTCGTACTTTCCAAACACAAGAAAGAGAAATACATACACAAGATAAAAAACTTACAGATTGGAAGAATTATTCCATACGTGCTGCTTTAATCGGAAAAGTAAACTGGCGTCTTGGTAATCTATTTAATATCGCTACTCCAGGTGTTGTAATGTTAGTTGGGGGAATAGCCGTTTGGAATAATACGATTTCTGTCGGAACCCTTGTTGCATGTTTAGGGTTTATTCCTACGATGTTTTTTCCTATTCGATCACTAGCTGAGAATGCATTGATCATACAACAAGCTATACCGGCTCTTCAGAGAATCTATGAATATTTTGACTTACCACAAGAACATGAGGATAATCTTCCGAACATGGAGCCAATTCGTGGTGATATTGATGTTGACAATCTATGGTTTCGTTATCCTGGCAACGAAGAATTTGTATTAAAAGGTGTATCATTGAATATGAAGGCAGGCCAACACATTGGTATTGTCGGTACTAGCGGCGGCGGTAAATCTACACTCATCCAATTGCTTCTCGGACTTTATGAACCTGAGGCAGGCACTATTGAAATCGACCAACAAAACTTGTTTGAGTATAATAGAAATTCTTTTCGTCAGCAGGTAGGAGTCGTCTCTCAGGAAACGTTTCTTTTAAACAATACACTGCGGATGAACTTATTATATGGAAGAAAAGATGCAACTCAAGCCGATTTAGATGCAGCATGTGATGCTTCAGGACTTACAGATTTTGTCGCTGCTTTGCCAGAAGGTTACGAAACAATCGTTGGGGAACGGGGGCTTAAACTTTCGGGTGGACAAAGACAACGTGTCGCACTTGCAAGAGCAATTCTTCGACATCCTGCTCTTTTAATCTTTGATGAAGCAACTTCTTCCCTGGATGGGGAGACAGAAGAACGTGTGCAATCCGCCCTTGAAGAGCTCATTCCAGGCAGAACGACGATCACGATAGCTCACCGGCTGATCACGGTTAGGGATGCAGATAAAATCGTACTCTTAGACAAGGGTGTTGTAGCTGAATCAGGTACGCACGAAGAACTTTTGGCAGCGCGAGGGCAGTACTACGAACTCTATATGGCGCAGTACAGTGAATTGGAAAAGGAGAGAGCGATATGA
- a CDS encoding ABC transporter ATP-binding protein — protein sequence MSQTALKHKNRDGRRVLAFLKPHKKWVFADAFVIAVSQVFSALIPTLALGWLVDSILPGESNQLLWGLMWLLIFAAVADLILMVIDEYFCHQVAKTVTNWQKLRLFKHLQNLPFSFYQNNQSGEMMARVSDDPDTLHNFLAWEGSTFMASVQGVILYSIVLLWIHPYLMITSVVLGIIFYLTSNAVGQRTRQSSANARKEASRYLERLRESVTGIHLSRVLGVSDGEVSSVAEIRKSFIKESRQELKARMQSIVVIGSYNGLALAVVYGLSAYLIWNDQLTAGQMLTAAGLVAIAANEMQRMLRNWLSVRRTGPALDRSELLLGQEVSSAETEKGLIPKEVEGEIEFRDVAFGYPEKDDKVLKGLSFSVKSGEAVALVGPSGSGKSTVVDLLLRLYEPDSGAVFIDGKNVSTVDAGWLRSQVAIVSQDVQLRNGSLADNLRIAKPEATEDELLSALTDSGLGEFLLTLPEGLNTLVGERGSLLSGGQKQRLSLARALVKDAAVLVLDEASSALDPITEVQVNEAINKRKSKQTLIIISHRLSTVLAANRVIVIENGVMIEDGVHDELLKSDNGVYSRLFKREADIGTQAFSS from the coding sequence ATGAGCCAGACAGCATTGAAACATAAAAATCGAGACGGCAGACGCGTTCTAGCCTTTTTAAAGCCTCATAAAAAATGGGTATTTGCAGATGCGTTTGTTATTGCCGTTTCTCAAGTGTTTTCTGCACTGATTCCGACACTTGCACTAGGTTGGCTTGTTGATTCCATTTTACCTGGTGAGTCCAATCAACTTCTATGGGGGTTGATGTGGCTGTTGATCTTTGCTGCTGTTGCTGACTTGATTCTAATGGTTATAGATGAATATTTTTGTCATCAAGTCGCAAAGACCGTAACAAACTGGCAAAAATTAAGACTGTTTAAACATCTTCAAAATTTACCTTTTTCGTTTTATCAAAACAACCAATCTGGTGAAATGATGGCTCGTGTTTCTGATGATCCAGATACACTTCACAACTTCCTTGCATGGGAAGGATCGACCTTTATGGCCTCTGTACAAGGTGTTATTTTATACAGCATCGTCCTTCTTTGGATTCATCCTTATTTAATGATAACGAGTGTTGTGTTAGGTATTATCTTCTATCTAACGTCAAATGCAGTTGGTCAGCGTACACGACAATCTTCAGCGAATGCAAGAAAAGAAGCATCTCGATATCTTGAGAGACTTCGTGAGTCTGTCACGGGTATCCATCTTTCTAGGGTATTAGGGGTTTCTGATGGAGAGGTTTCAAGTGTAGCTGAAATTAGAAAATCATTCATTAAAGAATCTCGACAGGAATTAAAAGCTAGGATGCAATCAATTGTAGTAATCGGGAGCTATAACGGTCTTGCATTAGCTGTCGTTTATGGATTAAGCGCATATTTGATCTGGAACGACCAATTAACGGCTGGTCAGATGCTAACTGCAGCTGGTCTCGTGGCAATCGCTGCAAATGAGATGCAACGAATGTTAAGAAACTGGCTTTCCGTAAGAAGAACTGGCCCTGCGTTAGATCGCTCTGAACTTTTACTCGGCCAAGAAGTTTCAAGTGCTGAAACAGAAAAAGGATTGATTCCAAAAGAGGTTGAAGGAGAAATCGAATTTAGGGATGTTGCATTCGGTTATCCTGAAAAAGACGATAAAGTATTAAAGGGCTTATCATTTTCTGTAAAGTCTGGAGAAGCGGTAGCACTTGTAGGACCTAGTGGGTCTGGGAAATCAACCGTTGTTGATTTATTATTGCGTTTGTATGAACCAGATAGTGGAGCTGTTTTTATAGATGGAAAAAACGTATCAACTGTTGATGCAGGGTGGCTTCGCTCACAAGTTGCGATCGTTTCCCAAGACGTCCAGCTTCGAAATGGTTCTTTGGCGGATAATTTGCGAATTGCCAAACCTGAAGCAACTGAGGATGAATTACTATCAGCATTAACAGACAGTGGACTTGGAGAATTCTTACTTACTCTTCCTGAAGGACTAAACACCCTAGTTGGAGAAAGAGGAAGTTTGCTATCTGGAGGACAGAAGCAAAGGTTGTCATTAGCACGTGCTCTAGTAAAAGATGCAGCCGTTCTTGTCCTTGATGAAGCGAGCTCTGCTTTAGATCCCATCACAGAAGTTCAAGTTAATGAAGCGATCAATAAAAGAAAATCAAAACAAACGCTCATTATTATTTCGCATAGGCTATCAACTGTCTTAGCAGCAAATCGAGTGATTGTCATCGAGAACGGAGTCATGATCGAGGATGGAGTTCATGATGAGTTGCTGAAATCTGATAATGGAGTATACAGCAGATTATTTAAACGAGAAGCAGATATTGGAACACAAGCATTTAGTAGTTAA
- a CDS encoding TspO/MBR family protein has product MSATFRAILNIVALAAVIFVNYLANALPLNGQTTGELSAKYNVLITPAGYVFSIWGLIYLLLTIWVIVQVLPQNRDKPVYENIGLWFVLNCILNCTWIFVWHYEFLGLSWLVMIGLLLSLIMIYTKIQNQDNKSPFVRLPFSVYLGWISVATIVNTAVVLKYSGWNGFALSSVTWTVIMLLVGTGLAIFFTLLNKDVIYPLVFVWAYVGIGVRHKGEIDVLTYTSFTLAILLLLFIIWRLATKRNGEVAMK; this is encoded by the coding sequence ATGTCAGCAACTTTTAGAGCTATTTTGAATATCGTAGCACTCGCAGCAGTAATCTTTGTTAATTATTTGGCCAATGCACTACCTTTGAATGGACAGACAACAGGGGAATTATCTGCAAAGTACAATGTGTTAATCACGCCGGCAGGTTATGTGTTTTCCATATGGGGACTTATCTATTTACTGTTAACAATATGGGTAATAGTTCAAGTGCTTCCTCAGAATAGAGATAAGCCCGTGTATGAAAACATCGGCTTATGGTTTGTTTTGAACTGTATCTTAAATTGTACGTGGATATTTGTTTGGCATTATGAATTTCTCGGTTTATCTTGGTTGGTGATGATTGGGCTCTTATTGTCACTCATTATGATCTATACGAAAATTCAAAATCAAGATAACAAATCTCCCTTCGTTCGACTTCCGTTCTCGGTCTATCTCGGATGGATCAGTGTGGCAACGATCGTGAATACCGCGGTTGTTTTGAAATATAGCGGATGGAATGGTTTTGCACTCTCTTCTGTTACTTGGACTGTGATCATGTTACTAGTAGGCACAGGATTAGCAATCTTTTTTACCCTTTTAAACAAGGATGTTATTTATCCACTCGTCTTTGTTTGGGCGTATGTCGGAATAGGGGTTAGGCATAAGGGAGAGATCGATGTTCTCACCTATACGAGTTTTACGTTAGCGATTTTACTTTTGTTATTCATTATTTGGAGACTTGCTACAAAAAGAAATGGAGAAGTAGCAATGAAATAG
- a CDS encoding oligosaccharide flippase family protein produces the protein MNIFLRGVLLLAAAALVGESLEFIVNMVLARELGELGLGHYMSIFPTVILIIIIASLELPISISKFVAEKEEKQHFSMLKHATKMTILLTVAMVVLALVILPFIPVFNSYHPLVRWLMVLLIPLISLTSIARGFFMGKQQMGKLAFSNLFRKLAQLILLTGIYQLFSFDNETAILIALATFVGSELVVFVYLFTAYLIQYKRMQTHNNEHLSSNEVTRSLMAVTIPTTGLRLFHAVTNAIQPFLIKYSLSLAGFSGVAATEEFGLLAGVAITIGFFPAFIAHSLLVVLIPTVSEATAKKDVEKLKSLLIRVMGITALYGFPAVAIFLMFSDKLTLMFFHSQSAATYLELLWPSFLFTFFLIPLQAYLIGLGLITTAFVQSVWSTTLSFVLMYMLGSHPSLGMHGIIIGMNAGSVLLMLLHYFSVCKAIGINTWLSARNNYQD, from the coding sequence ATGAATATATTTCTTAGAGGAGTATTGTTGCTTGCTGCTGCTGCATTAGTTGGCGAAAGCTTAGAATTCATTGTGAACATGGTGCTAGCTAGAGAATTAGGTGAATTAGGACTCGGTCATTATATGTCGATCTTTCCAACTGTCATCTTGATTATTATTATCGCGAGTTTGGAATTACCGATTTCCATCTCAAAATTCGTTGCAGAAAAAGAAGAGAAACAACACTTTAGCATGCTGAAACATGCTACAAAGATGACGATATTGTTGACTGTCGCAATGGTTGTACTTGCTTTAGTGATCTTGCCTTTTATACCTGTTTTCAATAGTTATCACCCGCTGGTGAGATGGCTTATGGTCCTATTAATCCCTCTGATTTCCCTAACATCAATAGCTAGAGGTTTTTTTATGGGCAAACAGCAGATGGGTAAGCTGGCGTTCTCAAACTTGTTTCGAAAATTGGCTCAGCTCATCTTATTGACTGGCATTTATCAGTTGTTTTCTTTTGATAACGAAACGGCAATCCTTATAGCATTAGCAACTTTTGTAGGTAGTGAACTTGTCGTTTTTGTCTATTTATTCACAGCCTATTTGATTCAATACAAAAGAATGCAAACTCATAATAATGAACATCTCTCCTCAAATGAAGTAACTAGAAGTCTTATGGCCGTAACGATTCCGACTACAGGCTTACGACTGTTTCATGCTGTAACAAACGCTATACAACCATTTCTAATCAAATATTCATTGTCTCTTGCAGGCTTTTCAGGAGTTGCGGCAACGGAAGAGTTTGGTTTATTAGCAGGTGTAGCAATCACTATCGGATTCTTTCCTGCGTTTATTGCACATTCTCTTTTGGTCGTATTGATCCCCACTGTTTCAGAAGCTACGGCTAAAAAAGACGTAGAAAAATTAAAAAGCCTTCTTATTCGCGTAATGGGTATAACTGCATTATACGGGTTTCCAGCCGTTGCTATCTTTTTAATGTTTTCAGATAAACTTACCTTAATGTTCTTCCATTCACAATCTGCCGCCACGTATTTAGAATTATTGTGGCCAAGTTTTTTGTTTACTTTTTTCTTGATCCCTCTTCAAGCATATCTGATCGGACTTGGCTTAATAACAACTGCATTTGTTCAATCGGTCTGGTCAACAACACTATCTTTTGTTCTTATGTACATGTTAGGTTCTCACCCATCGTTAGGAATGCACGGTATCATCATTGGAATGAACGCGGGTTCCGTCCTATTGATGCTTCTTCATTACTTCTCTGTGTGTAAAGCGATCGGAATCAACACATGGTTGAGTGCAAGAAATAACTATCAAGATTAA
- a CDS encoding M24 family metallopeptidase, which yields MTLHTEKNTVQILSLLEQEKIMDQWLFERLEQLLPLLMKKHNVEMWITIGKEYNEDPIGKTFFPSAIDSSRRLTIFAFVKENHSDKINRYVISSNKTFEPFYSCYPLQVNEDPFDGLMRLIEKFNPESIAVNSSLHYAFCDGLSHSNYEKLQKVLGTQHAEKLVSSENIAIDWLQTRTESELHWYRKLEGITKEIVKQTFTNELVIPHKTSTQDLVRWIRQHVTDLGLKTSFYPTVDIQRQDGSSDRLEGVILPGDIIHLDFGIEYLGLCTDTQQLAYVLKENEIEPPKGLRNALNTANEFEDLFFKESKEGMSGNEIFLNVLTKAEQNQMDAMLYSHPIGYFCHGAGPIIGLYDKQEYIPIRGELRMENNTCYALEFNIRHFIPEWNKAVPIYLEETVCFKEGKMQFFTGRQTDFYLIKPEW from the coding sequence GTGACATTACATACAGAAAAAAATACAGTTCAAATTCTATCATTGTTAGAACAAGAAAAGATTATGGATCAGTGGCTTTTTGAAAGGCTAGAGCAATTATTGCCTTTGTTAATGAAGAAGCATAACGTTGAAATGTGGATAACGATTGGCAAGGAATATAATGAAGACCCAATTGGGAAGACTTTCTTTCCTTCAGCGATCGATAGTTCAAGGCGATTAACGATTTTTGCATTTGTTAAAGAAAACCACTCTGACAAAATTAATCGATATGTTATTTCTTCTAATAAAACTTTCGAACCTTTTTACTCATGCTATCCATTACAAGTTAATGAAGATCCTTTTGATGGATTGATGAGGTTAATAGAAAAATTCAATCCTGAATCCATAGCAGTTAATTCTTCTTTGCATTATGCTTTTTGCGATGGATTAAGTCATTCTAATTATGAGAAATTACAAAAAGTCTTAGGAACACAGCATGCTGAAAAACTGGTTTCCTCTGAAAACATTGCGATCGATTGGCTTCAAACAAGAACCGAGTCTGAACTTCATTGGTATAGAAAATTAGAAGGCATTACAAAAGAAATCGTAAAACAGACATTTACGAACGAACTCGTTATACCTCATAAAACCTCAACGCAGGATTTAGTTAGATGGATTAGACAACACGTAACAGATTTAGGGTTGAAAACATCTTTTTATCCCACAGTTGATATCCAAAGGCAAGATGGATCTTCAGACAGATTGGAAGGTGTTATACTTCCAGGAGATATCATCCATCTGGACTTTGGAATTGAATATCTTGGTCTTTGCACAGATACACAACAATTAGCTTATGTTCTTAAAGAGAATGAAATAGAACCTCCTAAAGGGCTAAGAAATGCATTAAATACGGCAAATGAATTCGAAGATCTCTTTTTTAAAGAAAGTAAAGAAGGAATGTCGGGGAATGAAATCTTTTTAAATGTACTTACTAAGGCAGAACAAAATCAAATGGATGCTATGCTTTACTCACATCCTATAGGCTATTTTTGTCATGGAGCAGGACCAATTATCGGACTGTATGATAAACAAGAATATATTCCAATTCGGGGAGAGTTAAGGATGGAGAATAACACGTGCTATGCACTAGAATTTAACATTAGACATTTCATCCCTGAATGGAACAAAGCTGTTCCGATCTATCTAGAAGAGACGGTTTGTTTTAAAGAAGGTAAGATGCAATTTTTCACAGGCAGACAAACAGATTTTTATCTAATCAAGCCTGAGTGGTAA
- a CDS encoding GTP-binding protein encodes MLHTLTKRVPVTVLSGFLGAGKTTLMNHILTNRDGLKVAVIVNDMSEINIDATLIKNETKLSRTEEKLVEMTNGCICCTLREDLLIEVERIVKNGGIDYILIESTGISEPIPVAQTFTYLDEDSGVDLASYCKLDTMVTVVDGNRFWNDFASGESLLDRKAALDETDTREVVDLLIDQIEFCDVLVLNKCDLLEKDDREELKRILKKLQPQAKLIETEFGKVDPKDILSTGLFDFEKASESAGWMKELETEHIPETDEYGISSFVYRKKRPLHPARLYTFLENWPPEIVRAKGFIWVASRNDWAILLSQAGTSIIFQPAGQWVAALPKEEQEEIIEEEKSQNPNWDDEFGDRITELVFIGIDYNKEQLVEQLDHCLLTDSEMNNEDWGKFNDPLPRFPESE; translated from the coding sequence ATGTTACATACACTAACTAAAAGAGTACCTGTAACCGTGTTGAGTGGATTTTTAGGAGCTGGTAAAACTACACTTATGAATCATATATTAACGAACAGAGACGGTTTGAAAGTAGCTGTAATTGTTAATGACATGAGTGAGATTAATATTGATGCTACTTTGATAAAGAATGAGACAAAGTTATCTAGAACAGAAGAAAAACTCGTTGAAATGACGAATGGATGTATTTGCTGCACGCTTAGAGAGGATCTATTGATTGAAGTAGAACGAATCGTAAAAAACGGTGGTATTGATTATATCCTCATCGAATCAACTGGTATAAGCGAGCCTATTCCAGTTGCACAAACTTTCACATATTTAGATGAAGATTCAGGCGTGGATCTCGCTTCTTATTGCAAGCTGGATACAATGGTAACCGTAGTTGATGGAAACAGATTCTGGAACGATTTTGCATCTGGCGAAAGTTTATTAGATCGTAAAGCAGCATTAGACGAAACGGATACAAGAGAGGTAGTAGACCTCTTGATCGATCAGATAGAATTTTGTGATGTATTGGTTTTAAACAAGTGTGATCTATTAGAGAAAGACGACCGAGAAGAACTAAAAAGAATCTTAAAAAAATTACAGCCGCAAGCAAAACTAATTGAAACTGAATTCGGTAAAGTCGATCCTAAAGATATTCTCTCAACTGGTCTGTTTGATTTCGAAAAAGCAAGTGAGTCTGCAGGATGGATGAAAGAGCTCGAAACAGAACACATACCTGAAACCGATGAATATGGAATTTCTTCATTTGTATACCGAAAGAAAAGACCTTTACATCCTGCAAGACTTTATACTTTTTTAGAGAATTGGCCACCTGAAATTGTTCGAGCAAAAGGATTTATCTGGGTAGCTTCTCGAAATGATTGGGCAATATTGCTCAGTCAAGCTGGTACGAGCATCATCTTTCAACCAGCAGGTCAATGGGTGGCAGCTCTTCCAAAAGAAGAACAAGAAGAAATTATAGAGGAAGAAAAGAGTCAAAATCCAAATTGGGATGATGAATTCGGAGATCGTATTACCGAACTAGTGTTTATAGGAATTGATTACAACAAAGAACAATTAGTAGAACAGTTAGATCATTGCTTATTAACCGACTCTGAAATGAATAACGAAGATTGGGGTAAGTTTAACGACCCGTTACCTCGATTCCCTGAAAGTGAATAA
- a CDS encoding CBS domain-containing protein, with protein MTVTHIKSNTENSLSERFEIAFNQIHKCLIDKVKDTKDDRFKNLVETGMKKHSLIRSFYNELGQFAKLRNAIVHEKVDHDFYIAEPHLEIVERIEKIAGYFMKPETALNIATKKVHHFKESDRLEDVLSCIRKTSYSRFPIYNEKGEYLWLLTATYLLNWLTDRLADQVIDLNNARISDIADNEQKQLVAFISKTSSIFKAEEIFENIHKEGKKLEAIIITLNGSENEKPLGIFTSYDLIEIDLDD; from the coding sequence ATGACCGTCACTCATATCAAATCTAATACAGAAAATAGTCTTTCTGAACGCTTTGAAATTGCTTTTAATCAGATTCACAAATGCTTAATTGACAAAGTAAAAGATACGAAAGATGATCGGTTTAAAAACCTAGTGGAAACAGGAATGAAAAAGCATTCACTTATCCGATCTTTTTATAATGAGCTCGGTCAGTTTGCAAAACTAAGAAATGCTATTGTTCATGAGAAGGTAGATCATGATTTTTACATTGCTGAACCTCATCTAGAGATCGTAGAGAGAATAGAAAAAATAGCGGGTTATTTCATGAAACCTGAAACAGCGCTTAACATTGCAACCAAAAAGGTACATCATTTTAAAGAAAGTGACCGGTTGGAAGATGTTTTAAGCTGTATTCGAAAAACATCGTATTCACGTTTTCCTATCTATAACGAAAAAGGAGAGTACCTTTGGCTTCTAACGGCTACATACTTATTGAATTGGTTGACTGACAGGCTTGCTGATCAAGTGATCGATCTTAATAATGCAAGAATTTCGGATATTGCAGACAATGAACAAAAACAACTGGTAGCATTTATTTCAAAAACTTCAAGTATTTTTAAAGCAGAGGAAATCTTCGAAAATATTCATAAAGAAGGAAAAAAGCTTGAGGCGATCATCATCACATTAAATGGAAGTGAGAACGAAAAACCTTTAGGGATTTTTACTTCCTATGATCTGATAGAGATTGATTTAGATGACTAA